From Vibrio splendidus, a single genomic window includes:
- the dxs gene encoding 1-deoxy-D-xylulose-5-phosphate synthase produces MTLDISKYPTLALADKPEDLRLLPKETLTQLCDELRTYLLNSVSQSSGHLASGLGTVELTVALHYVYNTPFDQLVWDVGHQAYPHKILTGRRDRLSTIRQKDGLHPFPWRQESEYDTLSVGHSSTSISAGLGMAISAKKEGKNRKVVSVIGDGAITAGMAFEAMNHAGDIHNDMLVILNDNEMSISENVGALNNHLAQVLSGSLYTSIREGGKKVLSGVPPIKELVRRTEEHLKGMVVPGTMFEELGFNYIGPIDGHDVNELIKTLKNMRDLKGPQFLHIMTKKGKGYEPAEKDPIGYHGVPKFDPAHSSLPKSTSSKPTFSKIFGDFLCDMAAQDPKLMAITPAMREGSGMVRFSKEYPDQYFDVAIAEQHAVTLATGMAIAGDKPIVAIYSTFLQRGYDQLIHDVAIMDLPVMFAIDRAGLVGADGQTHQGAFDLSFMRCIPNMVIMAPSDENECRQMLYTGHQHTGPSAVRYPRGNGMGTEIQSEFTALEIGKGRIVRESEKAKDGSKVAILSFGTFLESALQTADAIDATVADMRFVKPLDEALIKQLAADHDVLVTIEENAIAGGAGSGVVEFLMKEKLLMPVLNLGLPDKFIAQGTQGELHEELGLDAKGIEKSISDYLAK; encoded by the coding sequence ATGACTCTTGATATATCAAAGTACCCAACTCTTGCTTTGGCTGATAAGCCAGAGGATTTGCGTCTACTTCCAAAAGAGACGCTTACACAGCTTTGTGATGAATTACGTACCTATCTTCTTAACTCAGTGAGCCAGTCAAGTGGTCACTTAGCGTCAGGCTTAGGTACAGTAGAGCTGACAGTTGCTCTGCACTATGTGTACAACACGCCTTTTGACCAGTTGGTTTGGGATGTTGGCCACCAAGCCTACCCACACAAGATTCTTACAGGTCGTCGCGACCGCTTGTCGACTATCCGTCAAAAAGATGGACTGCACCCATTCCCATGGCGTCAAGAGAGCGAATACGACACCCTATCTGTTGGTCACTCTTCAACATCGATCAGCGCCGGACTTGGTATGGCGATCAGTGCGAAGAAAGAAGGTAAGAACCGTAAAGTCGTCAGTGTCATTGGTGATGGCGCGATTACCGCAGGTATGGCCTTCGAAGCCATGAACCACGCGGGCGATATTCACAATGACATGCTGGTTATCCTTAACGATAACGAGATGTCGATCTCTGAAAACGTCGGTGCTCTAAACAACCACCTCGCTCAAGTTCTTTCTGGCAGTCTTTACACGTCAATTCGTGAGGGTGGCAAGAAAGTGCTATCAGGTGTTCCGCCGATTAAAGAGCTCGTTCGTCGTACAGAAGAACATTTAAAAGGCATGGTTGTCCCCGGCACCATGTTTGAAGAGTTAGGCTTTAACTACATTGGTCCAATTGATGGTCACGATGTCAATGAGCTGATTAAAACGCTGAAGAACATGAGAGATCTTAAAGGCCCTCAGTTCCTGCATATCATGACGAAGAAAGGCAAAGGCTACGAGCCAGCTGAGAAAGATCCAATTGGCTACCATGGCGTACCTAAGTTCGATCCTGCACATTCAAGTCTGCCTAAGAGCACCAGCTCTAAACCAACTTTCTCTAAGATTTTTGGCGACTTCCTGTGTGATATGGCCGCTCAAGATCCTAAGCTAATGGCGATAACGCCAGCAATGCGTGAAGGTTCTGGTATGGTGCGTTTCTCGAAAGAGTATCCAGACCAATACTTCGACGTAGCAATTGCTGAGCAACACGCTGTGACGCTAGCAACGGGTATGGCGATTGCCGGTGATAAGCCAATTGTGGCTATCTACTCGACTTTTCTACAACGTGGCTACGATCAACTGATCCACGATGTGGCAATCATGGATCTACCGGTTATGTTCGCTATTGACCGTGCAGGTCTTGTCGGTGCCGATGGCCAAACACACCAAGGTGCGTTCGACTTAAGTTTCATGCGCTGCATTCCAAACATGGTGATCATGGCACCAAGCGACGAGAACGAATGTCGCCAAATGCTTTACACCGGCCACCAGCACACAGGGCCAAGTGCCGTTCGTTACCCTCGTGGTAATGGCATGGGTACTGAGATTCAAAGTGAGTTTACCGCTCTTGAGATTGGTAAAGGTCGTATCGTTCGCGAAAGCGAAAAAGCAAAAGATGGCTCGAAGGTCGCGATCCTAAGCTTCGGTACTTTCCTTGAGAGTGCACTTCAAACCGCAGACGCTATCGATGCGACAGTTGCAGACATGCGTTTTGTGAAACCGCTAGATGAAGCTCTGATCAAACAACTTGCTGCTGACCACGATGTACTAGTGACTATCGAAGAGAACGCAATTGCAGGTGGTGCAGGCTCTGGGGTGGTTGAATTCTTGATGAAAGAGAAACTACTGATGCCCGTATTAAACCTTGGCTTACCAGACAAATTTATTGCTCAAGGTACTCAAGGTGAGCTGCATGAAGAGCTTGGCTTAGATGCGAAAGGTATTGAGAAGTCTATCTCCGACTACCTTGCCAAATAG
- the pomA gene encoding flagellar motor protein PomA — protein MDLATLIGLIGGFAFVIMAMILGGSLGMFYDTTSILIVVGGSTFVVLMKFTMGQFFGATKIAGKAFMFKADEPEDLIAKVVEMADAARKGGFLALEEMEISNSFMQKGIDLLVDGHDGDVVRAALQKDIALTTERHEQGAKVFSAFGDVAPAMGMIGTLVGLVAMLSNMDDPKAIGPAMAVALLTTLYGAILSNMVFFPIADKLALRRDQETLNRRLVMDGVLAIQDGQNPRVIDGYLKSYLNEGKRTIDGEPA, from the coding sequence GTGGATTTAGCAACCCTAATAGGTTTGATTGGTGGATTTGCCTTTGTAATCATGGCAATGATCCTAGGTGGAAGCCTCGGGATGTTCTATGACACGACATCCATTTTGATCGTGGTGGGTGGTTCAACGTTTGTTGTTCTAATGAAGTTCACCATGGGACAATTCTTTGGAGCAACCAAAATCGCTGGCAAAGCATTTATGTTTAAGGCCGATGAGCCTGAAGATCTTATCGCTAAAGTGGTAGAGATGGCGGATGCAGCACGTAAAGGTGGCTTCTTGGCACTTGAAGAGATGGAAATCAGCAACAGTTTCATGCAAAAGGGTATCGACTTATTGGTGGATGGCCATGATGGTGATGTAGTGCGTGCAGCACTGCAAAAAGACATCGCATTAACAACAGAACGTCACGAGCAGGGCGCGAAAGTGTTCTCTGCATTTGGTGATGTTGCACCTGCGATGGGTATGATTGGTACCTTGGTTGGCTTGGTTGCCATGCTTTCTAACATGGATGACCCAAAAGCGATCGGCCCTGCGATGGCGGTTGCACTCTTGACTACGCTTTACGGTGCAATCCTCTCGAACATGGTGTTCTTCCCAATTGCCGACAAGCTTGCGCTGCGTCGTGACCAAGAGACACTAAACCGTCGTCTGGTGATGGATGGTGTATTAGCGATTCAAGATGGTCAGAACCCACGAGTTATCGATGGTTACCTCAAGAGCTACCTCAATGAAGGTAAGCGCACGATTGATGGTGAACCCGCGTAA
- a CDS encoding flagellar motor protein MotB produces the protein MDEENPCKCPPPGLPQWMGTFADLMSLLMCFFVLLLSFSEMDVLKFKQIAGSMKFAFGVQNRLEVKDIPKGTSIIAQEFRPGRPEPTPIDVIMQQTIDITQQTLEFHEGESERAGGTMRDQGKMTGGKSPEVSTHDNQNSESDQQQQQAEAQSQEMETLMESIKKALEREIDQGAIEVENLGQQIVIRIREKGAFPSGSAFLQPKFRPLVRQVAELVKDVPGIVRISGHTDNQRLDSELYRSNWDLSSQRAVSVAQEMEKVRGFSHQRLRVRGMADTEPVEPNDTEWQRSLNRRVEISIMQGEPLYSDEVPVIGQ, from the coding sequence ATGGATGAAGAAAATCCATGTAAATGTCCTCCTCCGGGGTTACCTCAATGGATGGGGACATTTGCTGACTTGATGTCACTGCTGATGTGTTTCTTCGTACTGCTGCTCTCATTCTCTGAGATGGACGTACTGAAGTTCAAACAGATCGCTGGATCGATGAAATTTGCGTTTGGTGTACAAAACCGCTTGGAAGTGAAAGATATTCCTAAAGGGACTAGCATCATTGCGCAAGAGTTTCGCCCTGGTCGCCCAGAGCCGACTCCTATCGATGTGATCATGCAGCAGACCATTGATATTACGCAGCAAACGCTTGAGTTTCATGAAGGTGAATCTGAGCGTGCTGGCGGAACAATGCGTGACCAAGGCAAGATGACGGGAGGCAAGTCGCCAGAGGTCTCTACTCATGACAATCAAAACTCTGAGTCAGACCAACAGCAACAGCAAGCCGAAGCTCAATCGCAAGAGATGGAAACCTTGATGGAAAGTATCAAGAAAGCGTTGGAGCGAGAGATCGACCAAGGCGCGATTGAGGTTGAAAACCTTGGCCAGCAGATCGTCATTCGAATTCGTGAGAAAGGCGCGTTCCCATCGGGTTCTGCTTTCCTACAACCTAAGTTTCGACCACTGGTTAGACAGGTGGCTGAATTGGTAAAAGATGTACCGGGCATTGTTCGTATTTCTGGTCACACCGATAACCAGAGACTGGATTCAGAGCTTTATCGTTCTAATTGGGACCTGTCATCGCAGCGTGCGGTGTCTGTGGCTCAAGAGATGGAAAAGGTACGTGGCTTCTCTCATCAACGCTTGAGAGTGCGCGGTATGGCCGATACAGAGCCTGTTGAACCCAATGATACTGAATGGCAGCGTAGCCTCAACCGCCGTGTTGAAATCAGCATAATGCAGGGTGAGCCGCTTTATAGTGATGAAGTGCCTGTTATTGGTCAGTAG
- the ispA gene encoding (2E,6E)-farnesyl diphosphate synthase produces the protein MIETLLSYQARNNEQLNLWLDRLPHQNQNLINAMRYGLLLGGKRARPFLVYITGEMLGCTAEELDTPASAIECIHAYSLIHDDLPAMDDDELRRGHQTCHIKYDEATAILTGDALQTLAFTILAEGTLSADGESNRVRMIQRLAEASGAQGMCIGQALDIEAENRSVTLEELEEVHRNKTGALMKSAIRLGALAAGEKAFEVMPQLDKYADAIGLAFQVQDDILDIISDTETLGKPQGSDQDLNKSTYPSLLGLEGAQEKAQTLLQEALQALAAIPYNTQSLEEFARYVIERKN, from the coding sequence ATGATCGAGACTTTATTGTCTTATCAAGCACGTAATAACGAGCAGCTGAACCTTTGGCTTGATCGCCTGCCACACCAAAATCAGAACCTTATCAACGCGATGCGTTATGGGTTACTTTTAGGCGGCAAACGCGCACGTCCATTTCTTGTCTACATTACAGGGGAAATGCTCGGCTGTACCGCTGAAGAACTCGATACTCCAGCTTCTGCAATCGAATGTATTCATGCCTATTCTCTGATTCACGACGACCTTCCGGCAATGGATGACGATGAACTTCGCCGTGGCCATCAGACTTGTCACATCAAATACGATGAAGCAACGGCAATTTTAACTGGCGATGCCCTACAAACTCTCGCGTTTACTATACTTGCGGAAGGCACATTAAGTGCTGACGGGGAAAGCAATCGCGTTCGAATGATTCAACGCCTAGCTGAAGCGTCTGGCGCACAAGGTATGTGCATTGGACAAGCTCTTGATATTGAAGCTGAAAACCGCTCTGTCACGCTAGAAGAGTTAGAAGAAGTTCACCGTAACAAGACTGGCGCTCTAATGAAGAGTGCGATTCGTTTAGGTGCTCTGGCTGCTGGCGAAAAAGCGTTTGAAGTGATGCCTCAATTAGATAAGTACGCCGATGCAATCGGGTTAGCCTTCCAAGTTCAGGATGATATTTTAGATATCATTAGCGATACCGAAACTTTGGGTAAACCACAGGGCTCTGACCAAGATTTGAACAAAAGCACCTACCCTTCTTTGTTAGGTTTAGAGGGCGCTCAAGAAAAAGCGCAAACTCTGCTACAGGAAGCGCTTCAAGCTTTGGCTGCAATCCCATACAATACCCAGTCACTCGAAGAGTTCGCCCGATACGTCATCGAGCGCAAGAACTAA
- the xseB gene encoding exodeoxyribonuclease VII small subunit, translating to MATKKPENMSFEAAIEELDGLVDQLENGDLALDDALKKFERGISLARAGQSKLNDAEQRVSILLQNDENAELSDFNPQPE from the coding sequence ATGGCTACTAAGAAACCTGAAAATATGAGCTTTGAAGCGGCTATCGAAGAGCTTGATGGCTTGGTTGATCAACTAGAAAATGGTGATCTAGCTTTAGATGATGCGCTGAAAAAGTTCGAACGAGGCATCTCCCTCGCTCGTGCTGGTCAAAGTAAACTAAATGATGCTGAACAGCGTGTTAGCATCTTACTGCAAAATGATGAAAATGCAGAACTTAGTGACTTTAACCCACAACCAGAATAA
- a CDS encoding putative quinol monooxygenase, which translates to MSKKVYCVAQFQPKEGKLNELFEVLKSLEPNTMREDGCIQYTVTRHIQSPFAEGESFPIAFNEIWADNEAFEAHCQRREIQQFFQEQCVEETGLVENFNVAIYSDEPENYDAPVLKPCC; encoded by the coding sequence TGTGTTGCTCAATTTCAGCCAAAAGAAGGCAAATTGAACGAGTTGTTTGAAGTTCTGAAATCACTAGAGCCAAACACAATGCGTGAAGACGGTTGTATCCAATATACAGTGACTCGTCACATTCAGAGCCCATTTGCAGAGGGTGAGAGTTTCCCTATTGCATTCAATGAGATCTGGGCGGACAACGAAGCATTCGAAGCACACTGCCAACGTCGTGAGATTCAACAGTTCTTCCAAGAGCAGTGTGTTGAAGAGACAGGCTTGGTTGAGAACTTCAACGTTGCTATCTACTCTGACGAACCAGAGAACTATGACGCACCAGTACTTAAGCCTTGTTGCTAA